One genomic window of Sarcophilus harrisii chromosome X, mSarHar1.11, whole genome shotgun sequence includes the following:
- the ATG4A gene encoding cysteine protease ATG4A isoform X1, protein MLRCGQMMLAQALICKHLGRDWGWEKHQEQPEEYQRILKCFLDRKDCCYSIHQMAQMGVGEGKSIGEWFGPNTVAQVLKKLALFDEWNSLAVYVSMDNTVVIEDIKKMCHMCPSDLTHDSSSSSYNGLDWNTDCPGQTSGWKPLLLIVPLRLGINQINPIYADAFKECFKMPQSLGALGGKPNSAYYFIGFLGDELIYLDPHTTQTFVDTEENGTVNDQSFHCQQSPPRMKILNLDPSVALGFFCKEEEDFDNWCGLVQKEILKPQSLQMFELVEKHPAHWPPFIPPTKPEVTTTGAEFIESTNNLFELEEDFEILSI, encoded by the exons ACTGGGGTTGGGAGAAGCACCAAGAGCAACCTGAAGAATATCAACGAATCTTAAAGTGCTTCTTAGACAGAAAAGACTGCTGTTATTCTATCCATCAAATGG CACAAATGGGCGTAGGAGAAGGGAaatcaattggtgaatggtttGGACCAAATACAGTTGCACAGGTGTTAAA AAAACTTGCTTTATTTGACGAATGGAATTCTTTGGCTGTTTATGTTTCGATGGATAACACAGTGGTCATCGAAGATATCA aaaaaatgtgCCACATGTGCCCTTCTGACCTGACCCATGACAGTTCTTCCAGTTCCTATAATGGCCTTGACTGGAATACAGATTGTCCTGGGCAAACCTCTGGCTGGAAGCCCCTTCTGCTTATTGTGCCCCTTCGTTTGGGCATAAACCAAATTAATCCTATCTATGCTGATGCATTTAAA GAGTGTTTTAAGATGCCACAGTCTTTAGGTGCATTAGGAGGAAAGCCAAATAGCGCCtattatttcattggatttttAG GAGATGAGCTCATTTACCTGGATCCTCACACTACTCAGACATTTGTTGATACCGAAGAGAATGGAACAGTGAATGACCAGAGTTTCCACTGCCAGCAATCCCCCCCTCGGATGAAGATCTTGAACTTGGATCCTTCTGTGGCATTG ggatttttttgcaaagaagaagaagattttGATAATTGGTGTGGACTCGTTCAAAAG GAGATATTAAAGCCACAGAGTTTACAGATGTTTGAGCTTGTTGAGAAGCATCCAGCCCACTGGCCTCCTTTTATACCTCCAACCAAACCGGAAGTGACAACTACAGGTGCAG AATTCATTGAATCCACCAATAACCTGTTTGAACTGGAAGAAGACTTTGAGATTTTGAGTATATGA